The genomic interval GCCCAGGCCGATGTGGAGGGGGACACGATCGGCGCGAAAGCCGAGCAGCTCTTGTAGCGCCCGGGGTTTTTCAGCGCCAGAGTCATCGCGCCGTGGCCGCCCATGGAATGGCCGAAAATCCCCTGGCGATCCATGTCGACGCGGAAGCTCTTGGCGATCAGCGCCGGCAACTCCTCCGTGATGTAGCTTTCCATCCTGTAGTTCCGCGACCACGGCTCCTCGGTGGCATCGACATAGAAGCCTGCCCCCTTGCCGATCTGCCAGTCGGTGAGCGCATCGGGAACGTCTGCGCCGCGCGGGCTGGTATCCGGGCACACGATGATCAGGCCGAGCTCGGCGGCCATGCGCCGGTACTCGCCCTTTTCCATGACGTTGGCATGGGTGCAGGTGAGGCCGGAGAGATACCAGAGCACGGGGCAGGGCCGCTCCGTGGCCTGCGGCGGCAGGAAGACCGCGAAGGTCATCTCCGTGCCGCAAACCTGCGATTCGTGCGAGAAGACGCCCTGCATGCCGCCAAAGGCGGTGTTTTCGGAAATGATGTTCATCGTGATTCCTTCGTCATTCACCGGATGCCTTCGCCTTGCGGCAAAGCTGTTCCATGGTCTGTAAAAAGGCCGATCGGTCGCGGGCCGAGAACGGGGCGTTGTAGCCCTTGCTCTCGCCGGTCTCGCGCAGATGCTGGCCGAGATCGCGCATGGCGCGGGCCATGCCAATATTCTTGTCGTCGAAGACCCTGCCGGTCGGGCCGGTGACAAGCGCGCCGGCAACCACGCAACGCTCGGCAAGCGGCACATCGGCGGTCACGACGATATCGCCCACACCGGCGCGCTCGGCTATCCAGTCATCGGCGGCATCGAACGCGCCGGAGACGATGACATTGGAGATCATCGGATTGCGCGACGGGCGCAGGCCGGTATTGGCCACGAAGGTGACGCGCATCCCGTGACGCTCCGCCACCTTGATCACCTCCGGCTTCACCGGACAGGCATCGGCATCGACATAGATCATGAGGCGATCCTCTCGGCGGCGCGGATCATGTCCACATGCGGGATGCCATCTTCGAGATATTCCGCCGAGGTCACGCTGAAGCCGAGACCGCCATAGAAGCGCTGCAGATGCGCCTGCGCGGAAATCGCGATAACGGCGCCCGGCGAAAGCTTGCCGCAGGCGGCAATCGCCTCCCGCATCACGCGCTCGCCAAGCCGCTGGCCGCGATAGCCGGGCGCGACGACGACGCGGCCGATTCGCGCTTCGCCCGCAGTCTCACCGGCTGCGAAGATACGGGCATATGCGGCCAGCCGACCGTCGTCCAGAAGGCGCAGATGCAGCGCCTCAGGGTCCTTGCCATCGATCTCGGGGTAGGGGCAGTTCTGCTCGACCACGAACACGTCGATTCGCAACCTGAGCAGGTCATGCAGTTCGCCCGGCGTGAGCGCGTCCAGCCGGGCGATATCGACGGTCAATGCCATCAGTAGAGGACGACCGAGCGGATGCTCTCGCCGCTATGCATGAGATCGAAGCCCTTGTTGATGTCCTCGAGCTTCAGCAGATGGGTGATCATCGGATCGATCTCGATCTTGCCGTCCATGTACCAGTCGACGATCTTCGGCACATCGGTGCGCCCGCGCGCGCCGCCAAAGGCGGTGCCCATCCACGAGCGCCCGGTGACGAGCTGGAACGGACGGGTGGAGATTTCCTGGCCCGCGCCGGCAACGCCGATGACGACCGACTTGCCCCAGCCGCGATGGGAGCTTTCCAGCGCCTGACGCATGACGGTGGTGTTGCCGGTGCAGTCGAACGTGTAGTCCGCGCCGCCGATCGTGTCCGCGCCGCGCTTGGTGAGGTTGACCAGGTAGGGCACGATCTCCTCGCCGATCTCCTTGGGATTGACGAAATGGGTCATGCCGA from Martelella mediterranea DSM 17316 carries:
- a CDS encoding YaiI/YqxD family protein produces the protein MIYVDADACPVKPEVIKVAERHGMRVTFVANTGLRPSRNPMISNVIVSGAFDAADDWIAERAGVGDIVVTADVPLAERCVVAGALVTGPTGRVFDDKNIGMARAMRDLGQHLRETGESKGYNAPFSARDRSAFLQTMEQLCRKAKASGE
- a CDS encoding GNAT family N-acetyltransferase, with amino-acid sequence MALTVDIARLDALTPGELHDLLRLRIDVFVVEQNCPYPEIDGKDPEALHLRLLDDGRLAAYARIFAAGETAGEARIGRVVVAPGYRGQRLGERVMREAIAACGKLSPGAVIAISAQAHLQRFYGGLGFSVTSAEYLEDGIPHVDMIRAAERIAS
- the fghA gene encoding S-formylglutathione hydrolase — encoded protein: MNIISENTAFGGMQGVFSHESQVCGTEMTFAVFLPPQATERPCPVLWYLSGLTCTHANVMEKGEYRRMAAELGLIIVCPDTSPRGADVPDALTDWQIGKGAGFYVDATEEPWSRNYRMESYITEELPALIAKSFRVDMDRQGIFGHSMGGHGAMTLALKNPGRYKSCSAFAPIVSPSTSAWAQGAFTKYLGADQSVWRKHDACALVEDGARFPAFLIDQGKADNFLEDGLKPWLFEEAVKDTDIDLTLRMHERYDHSYYFISTFMDDHLRWHAERV